Proteins encoded together in one Kutzneria kofuensis window:
- a CDS encoding dTDP-4-dehydrorhamnose 3,5-epimerase family protein has protein sequence MRVEEAGIEGVLLFVPTPHRDDRGLFTRTFDLAIGCKHGVGDFLQDSQSRSRRGTIRGMHGRGGRGEAKLVRCARGAVHDVLVDARPGSPTFGRIESFLLDDETFATLYVPPGLLHGFQALTDQADVCYRIDREHDPAEDLAVRYDDADLAIAWPQPVTVVSARDAGAGSWAQLLTTLERSP, from the coding sequence ATGCGTGTGGAAGAAGCCGGCATCGAGGGCGTGCTGCTGTTCGTGCCCACCCCGCACCGGGACGACCGGGGGCTGTTCACCCGGACCTTCGACCTGGCCATCGGGTGCAAGCACGGCGTCGGCGACTTCCTGCAGGACAGCCAGTCCCGCTCGCGCCGCGGCACCATCCGCGGCATGCACGGCCGCGGCGGCCGCGGCGAGGCCAAGCTGGTGCGGTGCGCCCGCGGCGCCGTGCACGACGTGCTCGTCGACGCCCGGCCCGGATCCCCCACGTTCGGGCGAATCGAGTCGTTCCTGCTCGACGACGAGACCTTCGCGACGCTATATGTTCCGCCGGGCCTGCTGCACGGCTTCCAGGCGCTGACCGACCAGGCCGACGTCTGCTACCGGATCGACCGCGAGCACGACCCCGCCGAGGACCTCGCCGTCCGCTACGACGACGCCGACCTGGCCATCGCCTGGCCGCAGCCGGTGACCGTGGTCAGCGCGCGGGACGCCGGCGCCGGGTCGTGGGCACAACTGCTGACCACATTGGAGAGATCACCATGA